One stretch of Cygnus olor isolate bCygOlo1 chromosome 1, bCygOlo1.pri.v2, whole genome shotgun sequence DNA includes these proteins:
- the ANKRD10 gene encoding ankyrin repeat domain-containing protein 10 isoform X2 yields MSLGAGPEAGFSSEELLTLRFPLHRACRDGDLPALCALLQSSPRSDLAAEDSFYGWTPIHWAAHFGKLECLIQLVRAGASVNASTTRFAQTPAHIAAFGGHPQCLNWLIQVGANINKQDYVGETPIHKAARSGSVDSISALVAHGAQIDLRNASGLTAADLAHTQGFQECAQFLLNLQNCHLNRYYSNGTLNGVHQNAGPNPFSGGTSRKRSFEDMESAGVKKARTEAYSFDGLIPMMNGGVEDDADNMHVDREFAVVSDMNSSSSILNALTNGCAINGHLDFTAAQQLSGMDTRREECLTITPNGIIPGITSPGRHRIHTSNGTEEPEKAMNNPTDMCGSLHLNGSPSSCVSNRPSWVEDPGDTLHYGHYHGFGDTAESIPELSSVVEHSNSVKVEQRYDNTVLGTMYLYHGS; encoded by the exons ATGTCGCTGGGCGCCGGCCCCGAGGCGGGTTTCTCCAGCGAGGAGCTGCTGACCCTGCGCTTCCCCCTGCACCGCGCCTGCCGCGATGGGGACCTGCCCGCCTTGTGCGCGCTGCTCCAGAGCTCGCCCCGCTCCGACCTGGCCGCCGAGGACTCCTTCTACGGCTGGACGCCCATCCACTGGGCCGCGCACTTCGGCAAG CTGGAGTGCCTAATACAGTTAGTAAGAGCCGGAGCTTCTGTAAATGCCAGTACAACACGTTTTGCTCAAACACCAGCCCACATTGCTGCTTTTGGAGGACATCCACAGTGCCTGAATTGGTTGATTCAAGTGGGGGCCAACATAAACAAACAG GATTATGTTGGTGAAACTCCTATTCATAAAGCAGCACGGTCTGGTAGTGTGGATTCCATAAGTGCCCTTGTGGCTCACGGTGCGCAAATAGA CTTGAGAAATGCCAGTGGCCTGACAGCAGCAGACCTTGCACATACCCAGGGCTTCCAAGAATGTGCCCAGTTTCTCTTGAACCTCCAGAACTGTCACCTGAATCGTTACTATAGCAATGGCACCTTAAATGGGGTTCATCAGAATGCAGGTCCCAATCCATTCAGTGGTGGGACAAGTCGAAAGAGATCCTTTGAAGATATGGAGTCTGCTGGAGTAAAGAAAGCTAGAACGGAAG CTTACAGCTTTGATGGCTTAATACCAATGATGAATGGAGGAGTTGAGGACGATGCTGACAATATGCACGTTGACAGAGAGTTTGCTGTTGTATCAG ATATGAATAGCAGTAGCTCCATATTGAATGCACTGACAAATGGATGTGCCATCAATGGACATTTGGATTTCACCGCCGCGCAACAGCTCAGTGGGATGGATACCAGGCGTGAGGAGTGTTTAACAATAACACCTAACGGAATCATTCCTGGAATAACTTCTCCCGGTAGGCATCGAATTCATACCAGTAATGGCACCGAGGAGCCGGAAAAGGCCATGAATAATCCCACTGATATGTGTGGGTCTCTTCATCTGAATGGAAGCCCGAGTAGCTGCGTTTCTAACCGGCCCTCGTGGGTGGAAGACCCTGGAGATACTTTGCACTATGGACACTACCATGGTTTTGGGGATACTGCTGAAAGCATCCCCGAGCTTAGTAGTGTTGTTGAGCATTCCAATTCTGTTAAAGTTGAACAGAGGTATGACAATACTGTCTTAGGCACAATGTATTTGTACCATGGTTCCTAG
- the ANKRD10 gene encoding ankyrin repeat domain-containing protein 10 isoform X1: protein MSLGAGPEAGFSSEELLTLRFPLHRACRDGDLPALCALLQSSPRSDLAAEDSFYGWTPIHWAAHFGKLECLIQLVRAGASVNASTTRFAQTPAHIAAFGGHPQCLNWLIQVGANINKQDYVGETPIHKAARSGSVDSISALVAHGAQIDLRNASGLTAADLAHTQGFQECAQFLLNLQNCHLNRYYSNGTLNGVHQNAGPNPFSGGTSRKRSFEDMESAGVKKARTEAYSFDGLIPMMNGGVEDDADNMHVDREFAVVSGVFLNADMNSSSSILNALTNGCAINGHLDFTAAQQLSGMDTRREECLTITPNGIIPGITSPGRHRIHTSNGTEEPEKAMNNPTDMCGSLHLNGSPSSCVSNRPSWVEDPGDTLHYGHYHGFGDTAESIPELSSVVEHSNSVKVEQRYDNTVLGTMYLYHGS from the exons ATGTCGCTGGGCGCCGGCCCCGAGGCGGGTTTCTCCAGCGAGGAGCTGCTGACCCTGCGCTTCCCCCTGCACCGCGCCTGCCGCGATGGGGACCTGCCCGCCTTGTGCGCGCTGCTCCAGAGCTCGCCCCGCTCCGACCTGGCCGCCGAGGACTCCTTCTACGGCTGGACGCCCATCCACTGGGCCGCGCACTTCGGCAAG CTGGAGTGCCTAATACAGTTAGTAAGAGCCGGAGCTTCTGTAAATGCCAGTACAACACGTTTTGCTCAAACACCAGCCCACATTGCTGCTTTTGGAGGACATCCACAGTGCCTGAATTGGTTGATTCAAGTGGGGGCCAACATAAACAAACAG GATTATGTTGGTGAAACTCCTATTCATAAAGCAGCACGGTCTGGTAGTGTGGATTCCATAAGTGCCCTTGTGGCTCACGGTGCGCAAATAGA CTTGAGAAATGCCAGTGGCCTGACAGCAGCAGACCTTGCACATACCCAGGGCTTCCAAGAATGTGCCCAGTTTCTCTTGAACCTCCAGAACTGTCACCTGAATCGTTACTATAGCAATGGCACCTTAAATGGGGTTCATCAGAATGCAGGTCCCAATCCATTCAGTGGTGGGACAAGTCGAAAGAGATCCTTTGAAGATATGGAGTCTGCTGGAGTAAAGAAAGCTAGAACGGAAG CTTACAGCTTTGATGGCTTAATACCAATGATGAATGGAGGAGTTGAGGACGATGCTGACAATATGCACGTTGACAGAGAGTTTGCTGTTGTATCAG GTGTATTTCTTAATGCAGATATGAATAGCAGTAGCTCCATATTGAATGCACTGACAAATGGATGTGCCATCAATGGACATTTGGATTTCACCGCCGCGCAACAGCTCAGTGGGATGGATACCAGGCGTGAGGAGTGTTTAACAATAACACCTAACGGAATCATTCCTGGAATAACTTCTCCCGGTAGGCATCGAATTCATACCAGTAATGGCACCGAGGAGCCGGAAAAGGCCATGAATAATCCCACTGATATGTGTGGGTCTCTTCATCTGAATGGAAGCCCGAGTAGCTGCGTTTCTAACCGGCCCTCGTGGGTGGAAGACCCTGGAGATACTTTGCACTATGGACACTACCATGGTTTTGGGGATACTGCTGAAAGCATCCCCGAGCTTAGTAGTGTTGTTGAGCATTCCAATTCTGTTAAAGTTGAACAGAGGTATGACAATACTGTCTTAGGCACAATGTATTTGTACCATGGTTCCTAG